One genomic segment of Terrihabitans soli includes these proteins:
- the purF gene encoding amidophosphoribosyltransferase: MTAGAEPIDSFWRELEEDRLHEECAVFGIFGHPDAAAITALGLHALQHRGQEASGIVTYDGSRFHAEKRLGLVGDNFSNAEVIERLPGSAAIGHNRYSTTGETILRNVQPLFAELETGGFAIGHNGNLTNGLTLRKQLVREGALCQSTTDTEVVLHLVARSQRNRFLDRFIDAIRQLEGAYAFVALSTKKLIGARDPLGIRPLVLGQLDGRYILASETCALDTIGAKYIRDIENGEIVVISEEAGKQVLESHKPFPPQRARPCIFEYIYFARPDSVVGGKSVYDVRKRMGHELARESMVEADVIVPIPDSGVPAALGFSQESGIPFELGIIRNHYVGRTFIQPTQRIRELGVRLKHSANRSQVEGKRVVLVDDSLVRGTTSVKIVQMMRDAGAKEVHFRLASPPITHSDFYGIDTPERDKLLAARMDLEQMRKFVGADTLAFLSVDGLYRAMGEDARDPARPLYTDHCFTGDYPTGLTDMTGESHPKQLSLLAEAG, translated from the coding sequence ATGACAGCAGGGGCCGAACCCATCGATAGCTTCTGGCGCGAGCTGGAAGAGGACCGCCTGCATGAAGAGTGCGCGGTCTTCGGCATCTTCGGCCACCCCGACGCCGCTGCCATTACAGCGCTCGGTCTTCACGCGCTGCAGCATCGCGGCCAGGAAGCTTCGGGCATCGTCACCTATGACGGCAGCCGCTTCCACGCTGAAAAACGCCTCGGACTTGTCGGCGACAACTTCTCGAACGCCGAAGTCATCGAACGTCTGCCCGGCTCGGCCGCCATCGGCCATAACCGTTATTCGACAACCGGTGAAACTATTCTGCGCAATGTGCAGCCGCTGTTTGCCGAACTCGAAACCGGCGGCTTCGCCATCGGGCATAACGGCAATCTGACGAACGGCCTGACGCTGCGCAAACAGCTGGTGCGCGAAGGCGCGCTCTGCCAGTCGACGACGGATACGGAAGTTGTTCTGCATCTTGTCGCGCGCAGCCAGCGCAACCGCTTCCTCGATCGCTTCATCGATGCGATCCGCCAGCTTGAAGGCGCCTACGCTTTCGTTGCGCTCTCGACCAAGAAACTGATCGGCGCGCGCGATCCGCTCGGCATCCGCCCGCTCGTCCTCGGCCAGCTCGATGGCCGCTACATTCTCGCCTCCGAGACCTGCGCACTCGACACGATCGGCGCCAAATACATCCGCGACATCGAGAACGGCGAGATCGTCGTGATCAGCGAGGAAGCGGGCAAACAGGTTCTGGAATCGCACAAGCCCTTCCCGCCGCAGCGGGCCCGCCCCTGCATCTTCGAATATATTTACTTCGCGCGTCCCGACTCCGTCGTCGGCGGCAAGAGCGTCTACGATGTGCGCAAGCGCATGGGCCATGAGCTGGCACGCGAGAGCATGGTCGAAGCCGATGTCATCGTGCCGATCCCGGACTCGGGCGTTCCCGCCGCTCTCGGCTTCAGCCAGGAAAGCGGCATTCCGTTCGAACTCGGCATCATCCGCAATCACTATGTCGGCCGCACCTTCATCCAGCCGACGCAGCGCATCCGCGAACTCGGCGTGCGCCTGAAGCATTCGGCCAACCGTTCGCAGGTCGAAGGCAAGCGCGTCGTCCTCGTCGACGACAGCCTCGTGCGCGGCACGACGTCGGTGAAGATCGTGCAGATGATGCGCGATGCCGGCGCGAAGGAAGTGCATTTCCGCCTCGCCTCGCCGCCGATCACCCATTCGGATTTCTACGGCATCGACACGCCCGAGCGCGACAAGCTGCTGGCCGCGCGCATGGACCTCGAACAGATGCGCAAATTCGTCGGCGCCGATACGCTGGCTTTCCTCTCCGTCGACGGTCTCTACCGCGCGATGGGCGAGGACGCGCGCGATCCGGCGCGTCCGCTCTACACCGATCATTGCTTCACCGGCGATTATCCGACGGGTCTCACCGACATGACCGGCGAGAGCCATCCGAAGCAGCTCTCGCTGCTCGCCGAAGCGGGCTGA
- a CDS encoding CvpA family protein, whose amino-acid sequence MPIALLDLIVLGIVLLSALLAMVRGFTREVLSIASWAAAAGATLYFLPDVRGWARAQLNLQPEILADVIAGAGIFLVTLLLVSLVTMRLSDFILDSRVGPFDRALGFLYGGARGFLLAVVAFLFFNWLVPERSQPSWVVDSASKPLLEGTGDSLLAMLPEDPEATILKQLKGGLPGSSDPTPAPDTDPANPAAPTGDASPPPEAAPTEPGYRPAEQQQMDRLTAPTTPN is encoded by the coding sequence ATGCCGATTGCGCTCCTCGATCTCATCGTTCTCGGCATTGTCCTGCTTTCGGCGCTTCTCGCCATGGTCCGCGGATTTACCCGCGAAGTCCTCTCCATCGCCTCCTGGGCGGCGGCGGCCGGAGCCACCCTCTATTTCCTGCCGGATGTGCGCGGCTGGGCCCGCGCCCAGCTCAATCTACAACCGGAAATCCTCGCCGATGTCATTGCCGGCGCTGGCATTTTCCTCGTGACATTGCTGCTCGTCTCGCTGGTGACGATGCGCCTGTCCGACTTCATTCTCGACAGCCGGGTCGGCCCGTTCGACCGGGCGCTGGGCTTCCTCTATGGCGGCGCCCGCGGCTTCCTTCTGGCCGTCGTCGCCTTCCTGTTCTTCAACTGGCTGGTGCCGGAACGCTCCCAGCCGAGCTGGGTGGTCGATTCCGCCTCCAAGCCCCTCCTTGAAGGGACGGGGGATTCTCTTCTGGCCATGTTGCCGGAAGACCCCGAAGCCACCATTTTGAAACAGCTGAAGGGCGGTCTGCCGGGCTCCAGCGATCCGACGCCGGCGCCGGATACCGACCCGGCCAACCCGGCAGCGCCGACTGGGGACGCAAGCCCCCCGCCGGAAGCCGCGCCGACCGAACCCGGTTATCGCCCGGCCGAGCAGCAGCAGATGGACCGCCTGACGGCGCCGACAACGCCCAACTGA
- the radA gene encoding DNA repair protein RadA has product MARARSVFVCQSCGGTHNRWNGKCEACGAWNTIVEEASAAPVAKGATVSVRGGRAVALEGLNGPTGEAPRLKCGIGEFDRVTGGGFVRGSAILLGGEPGIGKSTLLIQAAAALARAGHRVAYISGEEATAQIRMRAERLGLSDAPVELGAETNIEDILTTLSTGSIPKLVVIDSIQTMWTSAVDSAPGTVTQVRASAQALIRFAKTSGAAVILVGHVTKDGQIAGPRVVEHMVDAVLSFEGEQGHAFRVLRGQKNRFGPTDEIGVFSMTGRGLEDVANPSALFLSSRDSGAPGVAVFAGVEGTRPILVEIQALVAPSSLGTPRRAVVGWDSNRLSMVLAVLEAHAGLKLGGHDVYLNVAGGLRIQEPAADIAVAAALVSSFANAVLPSDSVFFGEVSLSGAVRPVAHSGLRMKEAARLGFTRAIAPAGSADKGDGALQLNGLNGLEALVADVAARGVRRARASAA; this is encoded by the coding sequence ATGGCGCGCGCGCGGTCCGTTTTCGTCTGCCAGAGCTGCGGCGGCACCCACAATCGCTGGAACGGCAAATGCGAGGCCTGCGGCGCCTGGAACACGATTGTCGAGGAAGCCTCTGCCGCCCCGGTCGCCAAGGGCGCTACGGTCTCGGTGCGCGGCGGCCGGGCCGTTGCCCTTGAGGGCCTCAATGGGCCGACTGGCGAGGCCCCGCGCCTCAAATGCGGCATCGGCGAGTTTGACCGGGTGACCGGCGGCGGCTTTGTCCGCGGCTCGGCCATCCTGCTCGGCGGCGAGCCGGGCATCGGCAAATCCACCCTTCTCATCCAGGCGGCGGCGGCGCTCGCCCGCGCCGGGCACCGCGTGGCCTATATCTCCGGCGAAGAAGCGACGGCGCAAATCCGCATGCGCGCGGAGCGGCTCGGCCTGTCCGATGCGCCGGTCGAGCTCGGCGCCGAAACGAACATCGAAGATATTCTGACGACGCTCTCCACCGGCTCCATTCCGAAACTCGTCGTCATCGATTCCATCCAGACCATGTGGACCTCGGCGGTGGACAGCGCGCCCGGCACGGTGACGCAAGTACGCGCGTCTGCTCAGGCGCTGATCCGTTTTGCCAAAACCTCGGGCGCCGCCGTCATTCTCGTCGGCCATGTCACGAAAGACGGTCAAATCGCAGGCCCGCGCGTCGTCGAGCATATGGTCGATGCGGTGCTGTCGTTTGAAGGCGAACAGGGCCATGCGTTCCGCGTGCTGCGCGGCCAGAAAAACCGCTTCGGCCCGACAGACGAGATCGGCGTCTTCTCGATGACCGGACGTGGCCTCGAAGATGTCGCCAATCCCTCCGCATTGTTTCTGTCGAGCCGCGACAGCGGTGCGCCGGGCGTTGCGGTGTTTGCCGGGGTCGAAGGCACGCGGCCGATCCTTGTCGAAATCCAGGCGCTTGTTGCGCCCTCCTCGCTCGGCACACCGCGCAGAGCGGTTGTCGGCTGGGACTCAAATCGTCTGTCCATGGTGCTCGCCGTGCTCGAAGCGCATGCGGGGCTGAAGCTCGGCGGTCACGATGTCTATCTCAATGTCGCGGGCGGGCTTCGCATCCAGGAACCGGCCGCCGATATCGCGGTCGCCGCCGCCCTCGTCTCGTCTTTCGCCAATGCCGTTCTGCCGTCCGACAGCGTGTTTTTCGGCGAGGTCAGCCTCTCCGGCGCGGTGCGGCCGGTGGCCCATTCGGGGCTCCGCATGAAGGAAGCCGCACGGCTCGGTTTTACCCGGGCCATCGCCCCGGCGGGCTCGGCCGATAAGGGGGATGGCGCCCTACAACTAAACGGCCTTAACGGACTGGAAGCCCTGGTGGCCGATGTGGCCGCAAGGGGGGTGCGCCGGGCCCGGGCCAGCGCGGCCTGA
- the msrB gene encoding peptide-methionine (R)-S-oxide reductase MsrB gives MNRRTLILSGTAILGGAFIWRGLTLSPEAAEAFEVTKTDEEWRKILTPDQYAVLRHEGTERPGSSPLNHEKRAGLFNCAGCDLPLFSSKTKYDSGTGWPSFWQPLMNAVGESTDYKIGVPRTEVHCRRCGGHLGHVFNDGPQPTGLRYCMNGVSLKFVPGDQPA, from the coding sequence ATGAACCGGCGAACACTCATTCTCAGCGGCACGGCCATTCTCGGCGGGGCTTTTATCTGGCGCGGCCTGACCCTGTCGCCGGAGGCAGCCGAGGCGTTTGAAGTCACCAAGACTGATGAGGAATGGCGGAAGATTCTGACGCCCGATCAGTATGCCGTGCTGCGCCACGAAGGCACCGAGCGGCCAGGCTCGAGCCCGCTGAACCATGAAAAGCGCGCCGGGCTGTTCAACTGCGCCGGCTGCGATCTGCCGCTGTTTTCCTCCAAAACGAAATATGACAGCGGCACCGGCTGGCCGAGCTTCTGGCAGCCTTTGATGAATGCCGTCGGCGAAAGCACCGATTATAAGATCGGCGTGCCGCGCACGGAAGTGCATTGCCGCCGCTGCGGCGGCCATCTCGGCCATGTCTTCAATGACGGGCCGCAGCCGACGGGCTTGCGCTATTGCATGAACGGCGTTTCGCTGAAATTCGTGCCCGGCGATCAGCCGGCGTAA
- the alr gene encoding alanine racemase, with the protein MSSLHQGPPETETGGRLTIDLSAIAANYKLLASRAAPAECAAVVKADAYGLGVPSVAQALWTAGARTFFVAHVFEARALRAALPEAIIYVLSGLNPGSASILLEINARPVLGSPGEVEEWVAKGGGASAALHIDTGMNRLGLSLSEAEETAQKNAFRPSLVMSHLACADVPNHPLNKEQLTAFEAVRQLFPDTPASLANSAATLSGGAYRFDLCRPGIALYGGNPFHPHPAPDLKPVVKLQTRIVQLREAGRGEKVGYGGEETLGRPSRLAILSLGYADGFIRAAGSRDAQKGAEVIIAGKSCPLVGRISMDLIAADITDLPENAVKRGDYATVLGDGITIDELAQKAGTIGYEILTRLGPRFERIYAG; encoded by the coding sequence ATGAGCTCCCTGCATCAGGGACCGCCCGAAACCGAGACCGGCGGCCGGCTCACCATCGACCTCTCCGCCATCGCGGCAAATTACAAACTCCTTGCCAGCCGAGCCGCCCCGGCCGAATGCGCCGCTGTCGTCAAGGCCGACGCCTACGGGCTTGGCGTTCCGTCCGTCGCGCAGGCGCTGTGGACCGCCGGCGCGCGGACTTTCTTTGTCGCACATGTGTTCGAGGCGCGGGCGCTGCGCGCCGCCCTGCCCGAAGCCATTATTTATGTCCTCAGCGGGCTTAATCCGGGATCCGCGTCCATACTTCTCGAGATCAATGCCCGGCCCGTTCTCGGCAGCCCTGGCGAAGTCGAGGAATGGGTAGCCAAAGGCGGCGGCGCGAGTGCCGCGCTCCACATCGACACCGGCATGAACCGGCTCGGCCTCAGCCTCAGCGAGGCCGAAGAGACTGCACAGAAGAACGCCTTCCGCCCGAGCCTTGTGATGAGCCATCTGGCCTGCGCCGATGTGCCGAACCATCCGCTCAACAAGGAACAGCTTACGGCGTTCGAGGCCGTGCGCCAGCTATTCCCGGACACACCGGCAAGTCTTGCCAATTCCGCGGCGACGCTGTCGGGCGGCGCCTATCGTTTCGATCTCTGCCGCCCGGGCATCGCGCTTTATGGCGGCAATCCTTTCCATCCGCATCCTGCGCCCGACCTGAAACCAGTCGTCAAACTTCAAACGAGGATCGTGCAGCTGCGTGAAGCAGGCCGCGGCGAAAAGGTCGGCTATGGCGGGGAGGAAACGCTGGGCCGCCCCTCTCGTCTTGCCATTCTGTCGCTGGGCTATGCCGACGGATTTATCCGCGCCGCAGGCTCGCGCGACGCGCAGAAGGGCGCGGAGGTCATCATCGCCGGCAAAAGCTGCCCGCTCGTCGGCCGCATATCGATGGACCTGATCGCCGCCGATATCACCGATCTTCCGGAAAATGCCGTAAAGCGCGGCGATTACGCGACGGTGCTCGGCGATGGGATCACGATCGACGAGCTTGCGCAAAAGGCCGGGACGATCGGATACGAGATCCTGACGCGCCTCGGCCCGCGCTTTGAGCGTATTTACGCCGGCTGA
- a CDS encoding replicative DNA helicase yields MAFGDSTARALTTLAQQQTGYRQAPHNLDAEQALLGAILINNEAFYRVSDFLEAKHFHEPIHQQIFEIAGQLIRVGKLATPVTLKTFLPTDFDLGGKTLPQYLAALAADAASIINAEDYGRTIYDLATRRSLITIGEDMVNVAYDAPVDMPPRLQIEDAERRLYEVAELGRYDGGFQRFADALFTAVDMAANAYKRDGGLSGVSTGLADLDKQMGGLQRSDLIIIAGRPGMGKTALATNMAFHIAKNFRAEEQQDGSLQTVDGGIVGFFSLEMSGEQLATRIIAEQANIASYKIRRGDISEGEFVRLSDAAREMQAIPLYIDETGGITIAQLAARARRLKRQRGLDVLVVDYIQLLSGSARRNEGRVQEITEITTGLKALAKELNVPILALSQLSRQVESRDDKRPQLSDLRESGSIEQDADVVMFVFREEYYLKNKEPRAGTEEHIKWQAEMEQVHGVAEVIIGKQRHGPTGTVPVQFDAEVTRFSSLTREYSRGPQGE; encoded by the coding sequence ATGGCATTCGGCGACTCGACAGCACGCGCGCTCACCACACTGGCGCAGCAGCAGACCGGCTACCGGCAGGCGCCGCACAATCTTGATGCCGAACAGGCGCTTCTCGGCGCGATCCTTATCAATAATGAAGCGTTCTACCGCGTCTCGGATTTTCTCGAGGCTAAGCATTTCCACGAACCGATCCATCAGCAGATCTTCGAGATCGCAGGTCAGCTCATCCGGGTCGGCAAACTGGCAACGCCCGTCACGCTGAAAACATTTCTGCCGACCGATTTCGATCTCGGCGGCAAGACGCTGCCGCAATATCTCGCCGCACTCGCCGCCGACGCCGCCTCGATCATCAATGCCGAGGATTACGGCCGCACCATTTATGATTTGGCTACACGCCGTTCGCTGATCACCATCGGCGAGGACATGGTGAATGTCGCCTATGACGCGCCGGTCGATATGCCGCCGCGCCTGCAGATCGAAGATGCCGAACGGCGTCTGTACGAAGTGGCCGAACTCGGCCGCTATGATGGCGGCTTCCAGCGCTTTGCCGATGCGCTCTTTACCGCCGTCGACATGGCGGCCAATGCCTATAAGCGCGATGGCGGCCTGTCCGGCGTTTCGACGGGCCTTGCCGATCTCGACAAGCAGATGGGCGGGCTGCAGCGCTCCGACCTCATCATCATCGCCGGCCGCCCGGGCATGGGCAAAACCGCGCTCGCGACCAATATGGCGTTCCATATCGCCAAGAATTTCCGCGCCGAGGAACAGCAGGACGGTTCGCTGCAGACGGTCGACGGCGGCATTGTCGGCTTCTTCTCTCTCGAAATGTCGGGCGAGCAGCTCGCCACGCGTATTATCGCCGAGCAGGCCAATATCGCATCTTATAAAATCCGCCGCGGCGATATTTCGGAAGGCGAGTTCGTGCGCCTGTCGGATGCGGCGCGCGAGATGCAGGCGATCCCGCTCTATATCGACGAGACCGGCGGCATTACCATTGCACAGCTTGCGGCGCGCGCCCGGCGCCTCAAGCGCCAGCGCGGCCTCGACGTCCTGGTCGTGGACTATATCCAGCTTCTCTCCGGCTCGGCGCGCAGGAATGAGGGCCGCGTGCAGGAAATCACCGAGATCACGACCGGCCTGAAAGCGCTGGCGAAAGAGCTCAACGTTCCGATCCTTGCGCTCTCCCAGCTGTCGCGCCAGGTCGAAAGCCGCGACGATAAACGTCCTCAATTGTCGGACCTTCGTGAATCCGGCTCGATCGAGCAGGACGCCGACGTCGTGATGTTCGTGTTCCGCGAAGAATATTATCTGAAGAACAAGGAGCCGCGCGCCGGCACCGAAGAACACATCAAATGGCAGGCCGAAATGGAACAGGTCCACGGTGTTGCCGAAGTCATCATCGGCAAACAGCGCCACGGCCCGACCGGCACTGTGCCGGTGCAGTTCGACGCCGAAGTGACGCGCTTCTCGTCGCTGACCCGCGAATATAGCCGCGGCCCGCAAGGCGAATGA
- a CDS encoding SAM-dependent methyltransferase codes for MNIFLKTMLRHVLPHGDVQFVTKGGVDRFGDGIGPHVRLRITGRGAEWALLFDPDLKLGELYMDGRLIVEEGSIYDFLETVLTNLHNRPYPLFSRILYRIRGALRRFAQMNRGARATANVAHHYDLDAGLYDLFLDSDRQYSCAYFEHPHRSLEEAQIAKKRHIAAKLAVEPGHSVLDIGCGWGGLGLYLADVAGADVTGITLSQEQYKIARQRAIDRWLQNKVEFRIEDYRETQGTFDRIVSVGMFEHVGVPYYDTYFKHCARLLDENGVMLLHTIGRTSAPGATNPWIAKYIFPGGYIPNLSEIIPSITKAGLLVTDIEVLRLHYADTLRAWRERFLFNKAKAEALYDARFVRMWEFYLGSCEASFRCGDDVVYQIQISKQVDTLPVTRRYIGEREIRLMQRERAGLRLAAE; via the coding sequence ATGAATATTTTTCTCAAAACCATGCTCCGGCATGTGCTGCCGCATGGCGATGTACAGTTTGTCACCAAAGGCGGGGTCGACCGCTTCGGCGACGGCATCGGACCTCATGTCCGTTTGCGCATCACGGGCCGCGGAGCCGAATGGGCGCTGCTTTTCGATCCCGATCTAAAGCTCGGCGAGCTTTATATGGACGGGCGGCTTATCGTTGAAGAAGGTTCGATCTACGACTTTCTCGAGACTGTCCTCACCAATCTCCACAATCGTCCTTACCCCTTGTTTTCAAGGATTCTCTATCGCATCCGCGGGGCGCTGAGGCGCTTTGCGCAGATGAACCGCGGGGCGCGCGCAACAGCCAATGTCGCTCATCACTACGATCTCGACGCCGGTCTGTACGATCTCTTCCTCGACAGCGACCGGCAATATTCCTGCGCCTATTTCGAACATCCGCATCGCAGCCTTGAAGAAGCGCAGATCGCCAAGAAGCGCCACATCGCGGCAAAGCTGGCCGTCGAGCCCGGCCATAGCGTGCTCGATATCGGCTGCGGCTGGGGCGGGCTCGGGCTTTACCTCGCCGATGTTGCGGGCGCCGACGTCACCGGCATCACACTCTCCCAGGAGCAATATAAAATCGCCCGTCAGCGGGCGATCGATCGCTGGCTGCAAAACAAAGTAGAGTTTAGAATCGAGGACTACCGTGAGACGCAAGGCACGTTCGACCGGATCGTCTCGGTCGGCATGTTCGAGCATGTCGGGGTTCCCTATTACGACACCTACTTCAAACATTGCGCGCGGCTTCTGGATGAGAACGGTGTGATGCTGCTGCATACGATCGGCCGCACCTCGGCGCCCGGCGCGACCAATCCCTGGATCGCCAAGTATATTTTCCCGGGCGGCTACATCCCGAATCTGTCGGAAATCATCCCCTCAATCACCAAAGCCGGGCTCCTGGTCACCGATATCGAGGTCCTGCGGCTGCACTATGCCGACACGCTCCGGGCCTGGCGGGAGCGCTTCCTTTTCAACAAGGCAAAGGCCGAGGCGCTCTACGACGCCAGATTTGTCCGGATGTGGGAGTTCTATCTCGGCAGTTGCGAGGCAAGCTTCCGCTGCGGCGACGACGTCGTCTACCAGATACAGATATCCAAGCAGGTCGATACGCTACCGGTAACCCGGCGCTATATCGGCGAGCGGGAAATCCGTCTGATGCAACGCGAACGCGCGGGGCTGCGCCTCGCCGCGGAGTGA
- the rplI gene encoding 50S ribosomal protein L9 produces the protein MQVILLERIAKLGQLGEEVRVRDGYARNFLLPNGKALRATQENRAKFEGLRSQLEARNIESKNEAQKLGDKLGGQTVVIIRQAGETGQLYGSVSGRDLAEALTQAGFTVSRQQIVLNTPIKTIGLHEIPVSLHPEIEVKVSANVARSAAEAERQAKGEDLTVRAEDAAFETFKEDDDRGGRGEREDRGNAEAAPAEDGADEKPKKKRAKKDAPAAE, from the coding sequence ATGCAAGTCATTCTTCTCGAGCGCATCGCAAAGCTCGGCCAGCTGGGCGAGGAAGTCCGCGTCCGCGACGGCTATGCCCGCAACTTCCTCCTGCCGAACGGCAAGGCGCTGCGCGCCACCCAGGAAAACCGCGCCAAGTTCGAGGGCCTGCGTTCGCAGCTCGAAGCGCGCAACATCGAATCGAAGAACGAAGCGCAGAAGCTCGGCGACAAGCTCGGCGGCCAGACGGTGGTCATCATCCGCCAGGCCGGCGAAACCGGCCAGCTCTACGGTTCGGTCTCCGGCCGCGACCTCGCCGAGGCGCTGACGCAGGCGGGCTTCACCGTCTCGCGCCAGCAGATCGTTCTCAACACGCCGATCAAGACCATCGGCCTGCATGAGATCCCGGTCTCGCTGCACCCCGAAATCGAAGTGAAGGTCTCGGCGAACGTTGCGCGCAGCGCCGCCGAAGCCGAGCGCCAGGCCAAGGGCGAGGATCTGACGGTCCGTGCCGAAGATGCCGCCTTTGAAACCTTCAAGGAAGACGACGATCGCGGTGGACGCGGCGAGCGTGAGGACCGCGGAAACGCGGAAGCCGCCCCGGCTGAGGACGGCGCGGACGAAAAGCCGAAGAAGAAGCGCGCCAAGAAAGACGCGCCCGCCGCCGAGTAA
- a CDS encoding DUF2232 domain-containing protein codes for MNATTLLVGLASGAASAALTFAVGAGSLFSVFLAIFAQLPILIAALGWRHHAGLIGSIAGSVFVYLLLDFDGALGYALSVALPAWWLGYLALLGQPADPDRPEQGMVWYPIGRLLAWAAVIGIVLVVGAVLVQSGGVEAYRATLRAAFTDIMKLHTESVPKDAAQPNEADIKNIVEFLVIMLPPMIAAFWTVVAMLNMWVAGRVVRASGRLVRPWPELAAFNLPALTLMALIGGIAGSFAPGLFGFAAGIVCAAFTVLFATLGLAFLHVATRGRPGRSLLLGISYALLCILPWAGALAALGVFEFLFGLRARMAAASLPPKPSL; via the coding sequence ATGAACGCGACCACTCTCCTTGTCGGCCTTGCCTCTGGCGCAGCTTCTGCCGCGCTGACCTTTGCCGTCGGCGCCGGTTCGCTGTTTTCGGTCTTTCTCGCGATCTTTGCGCAGCTGCCGATCCTGATCGCCGCTCTCGGCTGGCGCCATCATGCCGGTCTTATCGGTTCGATCGCCGGCTCTGTCTTTGTCTATCTCCTGCTCGATTTCGACGGCGCCCTCGGCTATGCGCTGTCCGTCGCCCTGCCCGCCTGGTGGCTCGGCTATCTCGCTCTGCTCGGCCAGCCGGCAGATCCCGACCGGCCGGAGCAAGGCATGGTCTGGTATCCTATCGGACGTCTTCTCGCCTGGGCCGCGGTGATCGGCATTGTGCTGGTGGTCGGTGCGGTGCTCGTGCAGAGCGGCGGGGTCGAAGCCTATCGCGCAACGCTGCGCGCAGCGTTCACCGACATCATGAAGCTGCACACGGAGTCAGTGCCGAAAGATGCCGCGCAGCCGAACGAAGCCGACATCAAAAACATCGTCGAATTCCTCGTCATAATGCTGCCGCCGATGATCGCGGCGTTCTGGACGGTCGTTGCGATGCTCAATATGTGGGTCGCCGGCCGTGTCGTGCGCGCCTCGGGCCGTCTCGTGCGTCCCTGGCCCGAGCTTGCGGCGTTCAATCTTCCGGCGCTGACACTGATGGCGCTGATCGGCGGCATTGCCGGCTCTTTCGCGCCCGGCCTTTTCGGCTTTGCCGCCGGCATTGTCTGCGCCGCGTTTACGGTTTTGTTCGCAACGCTCGGCCTTGCGTTCCTGCACGTCGCGACCCGCGGCCGCCCGGGACGCTCGCTGCTGCTCGGCATCTCCTATGCCCTTCTGTGCATACTTCCCTGGGCCGGGGCGCTCGCCGCGCTCGGCGTATTCGAATTCCTGTTCGGCCTGCGCGCCCGCATGGCGGCGGCAAGCCTTCCGCCCAAACCCTCTCTTTAA
- the rpsR gene encoding 30S ribosomal protein S18, whose protein sequence is MSMGASQGGRRPFFRRRKSCPFQGANAPKIDYKDVKLLQRYISERGKIVPSRITAVSQKKQRELAKAIKRSRFLGLLPYVIK, encoded by the coding sequence ATGAGCATGGGTGCTTCGCAGGGCGGCCGCCGCCCCTTCTTCCGTCGCCGCAAGAGCTGCCCTTTCCAGGGCGCCAATGCGCCGAAGATCGACTACAAGGACGTCAAGCTCCTGCAGCGCTACATTTCCGAGCGCGGCAAGATCGTCCCGTCCCGCATCACGGCTGTTTCGCAGAAGAAGCAGCGCGAGCTCGCCAAGGCGATCAAGCGCTCGCGCTTCCTCGGCCTGCTGCCTTACGTGATCAAGTAA
- the rpsF gene encoding 30S ribosomal protein S6: MPLYEHVFLARQDVTAQQVEELTEQFKGVIASNGGEVGKTEYWGVKSLAFRIAKNRKAHYTLMNISAPPAAVAELERLQKINEDILRVLTIRVDEHETEPSVVMQRRDRDERDRSDRPRRDFGDDRGPRSEVEAVEEEEV, translated from the coding sequence ATGCCGCTTTACGAGCACGTCTTCCTGGCTCGCCAGGACGTGACGGCCCAGCAGGTCGAAGAGCTCACCGAGCAGTTCAAAGGCGTTATCGCCTCGAACGGCGGTGAGGTCGGCAAGACCGAATATTGGGGCGTCAAATCTTTGGCTTTCCGGATCGCCAAGAACCGCAAGGCCCACTACACGCTGATGAACATCAGCGCCCCGCCGGCCGCCGTTGCCGAGCTGGAGCGTCTGCAGAAGATCAACGAAGACATTCTGCGCGTCCTCACCATCCGCGTCGACGAGCACGAGACCGAACCGTCGGTCGTGATGCAGCGCCGCGACCGCGACGAACGCGACCGTTCGGACCGTCCGCGCCGCGACTTCGGCGATGACCGCGGTCCGCGCAGCGAAGTCGAAGCCGTTGAGGAGGAAGAAGTATGA